The following proteins are encoded in a genomic region of Sulfurovum indicum:
- a CDS encoding IS3 family transposase (programmed frameshift), translating into MKKSRFSDTQILSILKQAESGIPVPEICREHGISSATFYNWRSKYGGMDASLMKRLKELEEENRRLKKMYAEERLKAEIVQEALGKKVVKPSLRKKMAMRAVQEKQVTVRLACKAFRISEYCYRYEAKLNEENEIIADWLIRLTHNQRNWGFGLCFLYLRNVKGYKWNHKRVYRIYKELELNLRIKPKKRIKREAPEPLSVPTAPNEVWSMDFMHDNLSDGRSFRLFNVIDDYNREGLEIEADFSLPSQRVIRSLKRIIEWRGKPKIIRCDNGPEYISTALQNWAKKQKIKLEYIQPGKPQQNAYIERYNRTVRYDWLNQYIFNTIEEVREFATKWLWVYNNERPNMAIGGITPKQKLALAA; encoded by the exons ATGAAGAAGTCACGATTTAGTGATACACAGATACTATCAATTTTAAAACAGGCAGAAAGCGGAATACCGGTTCCTGAAATTTGTAGAGAGCATGGTATAAGTAGTGCGACCTTTTATAACTGGCGATCTAAGTATGGAGGTATGGATGCTTCCTTGATGAAGCGGCTCAAAGAGCTTGAAGAGGAAAACCGTCGTCTAAAAAAGATGTATGCAGAAGAGCGTTTAAAAGCAGAGATCGTACAGGAGGCTTTGG GAAAAAAAGTGGTAAAGCCATCTTTGCGTAAGAAGATGGCTATGAGGGCTGTTCAAGAAAAACAAGTAACTGTCCGTTTAGCCTGTAAAGCCTTTAGAATCAGTGAATACTGTTACAGGTATGAAGCTAAACTCAATGAGGAAAATGAGATTATAGCCGATTGGCTGATACGCTTAACGCATAACCAGCGAAACTGGGGCTTTGGATTGTGCTTTTTATATTTGAGAAATGTCAAAGGGTATAAGTGGAACCATAAGCGAGTTTACCGCATCTACAAAGAACTGGAGCTCAATCTCAGGATCAAGCCTAAAAAACGTATCAAAAGGGAAGCACCAGAGCCTCTGAGTGTACCAACTGCACCCAATGAAGTATGGTCAATGGATTTCATGCATGATAATCTCAGTGACGGTAGAAGCTTCAGGCTCTTTAATGTGATTGATGACTATAATCGTGAAGGATTGGAAATTGAAGCAGACTTCTCATTGCCTTCACAAAGAGTTATAAGATCTTTGAAGAGAATTATTGAATGGAGAGGTAAGCCTAAGATCATACGGTGTGATAATGGTCCGGAATATATCTCTACAGCATTACAAAATTGGGCTAAAAAGCAAAAGATCAAGCTGGAGTATATCCAACCAGGCAAACCGCAGCAGAATGCCTATATCGAACGCTACAACCGTACTGTTCGATATGATTGGCTTAATCAATACATCTTTAACACAATCGAGGAGGTAAGAGAATTTGCAACCAAATGGCTTTGGGTATATAATAACGAACGCCCTAACATGGCAATAGGCGGGATCACTCCCAAACAGAAGTTGGCTCTTGCAGCTTAG
- a CDS encoding S1C family serine protease has protein sequence MIQKIFFVVCIFTAMSFAKTNSEVKTFVIEDNEVEIIIIYPDKIVQGESIHLMGIMKNRYKNAVMGGLTLSFPQIRYTNGTYAKNTFDSISSYSPPDKIYSGITKRNIKSKYYMVEGWEKKWNRGVEKQFFIELKVPSGISHLLVNVRGVLVFGKKKSNRKELAIPSVSFAKDQQGYSVRQLSIPIYKKRTIKKNTTIKKPVEEDYKKQTVTGTGFFINDNILITNQHVVEECKNIEIVRNGYQAKAKIKSFDKTNDLAVLVSDTPNKSFLKFRGGKGVRIGESIIAMGYPLGDLLGTNIKLTLGNISSLNGLLNDSTKLQLTAPVQHGNSGGPLLDNHGNVVGVIYAGLKNSIAQNVNLAIKDNVARMFLDANDVSYNLDMNISKIEVVDIADEAKKSIVQVICHK, from the coding sequence ATGATACAAAAAATATTCTTTGTGGTTTGTATTTTTACTGCAATGTCATTTGCTAAAACCAATAGTGAAGTTAAGACTTTTGTGATTGAAGATAATGAAGTGGAAATTATAATTATATATCCTGATAAAATAGTTCAAGGTGAGAGTATTCATCTTATGGGGATAATGAAAAATAGATATAAAAATGCAGTTATGGGTGGTTTAACACTTTCTTTCCCTCAAATTAGATACACAAACGGAACTTATGCTAAAAACACATTTGATAGTATTTCAAGCTATAGCCCTCCTGATAAAATATATAGTGGTATAACAAAGAGAAATATTAAAAGTAAATACTATATGGTCGAAGGTTGGGAAAAAAAGTGGAATAGGGGAGTTGAAAAACAGTTTTTTATAGAATTAAAAGTTCCTTCAGGAATAAGTCATTTACTTGTAAATGTAAGGGGTGTACTAGTTTTCGGTAAGAAAAAATCTAATAGAAAAGAGTTAGCAATACCATCTGTAAGTTTTGCCAAAGATCAGCAAGGATATTCTGTTAGACAATTATCAATTCCTATATATAAAAAAAGAACTATAAAGAAGAATACTACTATTAAGAAGCCTGTAGAAGAAGATTATAAAAAGCAGACTGTGACTGGAACAGGTTTTTTTATTAATGATAATATTCTCATAACAAATCAACATGTTGTAGAAGAATGTAAAAATATAGAAATTGTTAGAAATGGATATCAAGCAAAAGCAAAAATAAAATCTTTTGATAAAACAAACGATTTAGCAGTACTTGTTTCAGATACACCGAATAAGTCTTTTCTAAAATTTAGAGGAGGTAAAGGAGTTAGGATAGGTGAAAGTATTATTGCAATGGGATATCCATTAGGGGATTTATTAGGTACAAATATTAAACTTACTTTAGGAAATATTAGCTCATTAAATGGTTTGTTAAATGACTCTACTAAATTACAACTAACAGCACCAGTACAGCATGGTAATAGTGGAGGGCCTTTACTGGATAATCATGGAAATGTAGTAGGTGTTATTTATGCAGGATTAAAGAATTCAATAGCACAAAATGTTAATCTCGCAATTAAAGATAATGTGGCAAGAATGTTTTTAGATGCAAATGATGTTAGTTATAACTTAGATATGAATATTAGTAAAATAGAGGTTGTTGATATTGCAGATGAGGCAAAAAAAAGTATAGTGCAGGTTATTTGTCATAAATAG
- a CDS encoding TRAP transporter large permease subunit — MELQFSYYLDRISKYSGYTAAILVVILSLLVAYDAGMRYLFSAGSIALQEVEWHLFDVIFLLGLTYALKHDKHVRVDIFFERYSPDTRSIVQILSMLLLVVPFSLLFLNDAFDMTYQSYMQHEVSSDPGGLTHRWLIKAMLVVAFVLLLLQAVSEVFKAYHRIENKTALIKTLVGVALVAALVYIAWFNRMAFWFDPVFLMFGLALVLLMAGFQVAFVFAGVALFFALITDEVGLGVLEMLPYRTYGIMGNVTLMAVPLFIFMGLILEKSKMAENLLSSMGKLFGQVRGGLAVSVVLVGAILAASTGIVGASVVMMSLIALPLMLKHHYSPALASGSIAASGTLGQLIPPSIVLIVLGDQMHLSVGDLFKAAVVPGLLLIILYIIYIVLIAYFNKEVAPAIVSDEPYAKVVKEAVKAIVPPLLLIGVVLGSIFAGIASPTESAAIGVLGGMVLAVYNRVFSFELLRYAAIETVKLTAMIFMILIGATAFSLVFNELGGGDMALQFFTGDLGDKWTFILIAMLVIFLLGFFIDFIEIAFVVVPILVPIVASFGIDPVWFAILIAMNLQASFLTPPFGFALFYLKGAAGNKVSTGAIYRGVVPFILLQVLALGIIVMFPELIYLFGE; from the coding sequence ATGGAGTTGCAATTTTCTTATTATTTGGACCGAATCTCAAAATACAGCGGATATACAGCAGCCATCCTGGTAGTCATCCTCTCACTTTTAGTAGCCTACGATGCAGGGATGCGTTACCTGTTCTCTGCCGGATCTATTGCTTTGCAGGAAGTAGAGTGGCATCTTTTTGATGTGATCTTTTTACTTGGGCTTACCTATGCGCTTAAACATGACAAACATGTAAGAGTAGATATTTTCTTTGAGCGTTACAGTCCTGATACAAGATCCATAGTACAGATACTCTCTATGCTTCTACTTGTTGTGCCTTTTTCGCTTTTGTTCCTGAATGATGCGTTTGACATGACCTATCAGAGTTATATGCAACATGAAGTCTCTTCTGATCCTGGGGGATTGACGCATCGTTGGCTCATTAAGGCTATGTTGGTGGTGGCTTTTGTGCTGTTGCTTCTTCAGGCTGTGAGTGAAGTGTTTAAAGCGTATCATAGAATAGAGAACAAAACAGCTCTCATCAAAACTCTTGTAGGGGTAGCCCTGGTGGCTGCCCTTGTTTACATAGCGTGGTTTAACCGTATGGCATTTTGGTTTGATCCGGTATTCCTCATGTTCGGCTTGGCTTTGGTTTTACTCATGGCAGGCTTCCAGGTAGCTTTTGTCTTTGCAGGAGTGGCACTCTTTTTTGCACTTATTACCGATGAGGTAGGGCTGGGAGTACTTGAGATGCTTCCTTACAGGACCTACGGCATCATGGGCAATGTCACACTCATGGCAGTCCCACTCTTTATCTTCATGGGGCTCATTCTTGAAAAGTCCAAGATGGCAGAGAACCTGCTTAGTTCTATGGGGAAACTTTTTGGGCAGGTAAGGGGCGGTTTGGCTGTCTCTGTGGTGCTTGTAGGGGCTATTTTGGCGGCGAGTACAGGTATAGTAGGGGCTTCAGTGGTGATGATGAGCCTTATCGCTCTACCTTTGATGCTGAAACACCATTACTCACCTGCATTGGCTTCAGGGAGTATTGCAGCGAGTGGAACACTCGGACAGCTTATCCCGCCGTCCATCGTCCTTATCGTTCTGGGTGACCAGATGCACCTGAGTGTGGGTGACCTTTTCAAAGCGGCAGTCGTACCGGGACTGCTGCTTATTATCCTCTACATTATTTATATTGTACTCATTGCATATTTCAATAAAGAAGTTGCACCGGCCATTGTCTCAGACGAGCCATACGCTAAAGTGGTCAAAGAAGCCGTTAAAGCCATTGTCCCGCCGCTGCTGCTTATCGGAGTGGTACTGGGGAGCATATTTGCCGGTATTGCTTCTCCAACCGAGTCCGCTGCCATAGGAGTACTTGGCGGAATGGTACTGGCGGTATACAACAGGGTATTCAGTTTTGAGCTTTTGCGTTATGCGGCGATAGAGACGGTAAAGCTTACGGCAATGATCTTCATGATCCTTATAGGTGCGACTGCATTTTCTCTGGTTTTCAACGAACTTGGTGGCGGCGATATGGCATTGCAGTTCTTTACCGGTGATCTGGGAGACAAGTGGACCTTCATTCTCATAGCAATGCTGGTTATCTTCCTGCTTGGATTCTTTATTGACTTTATTGAGATCGCTTTTGTGGTTGTACCCATCTTGGTGCCTATTGTGGCATCGTTCGGTATAGATCCTGTCTGGTTTGCTATTCTCATAGCAATGAACCTGCAAGCCTCCTTCCTCACCCCACCTTTTGGCTTTGCACTGTTCTATCTTAAAGGTGCAGCAGGGAACAAGGTGAGTACGGGAGCTATTTACAGGGGTGTAGTTCCGTTTATCCTGCTGCAAGTATTGGCATTGGGGATCATTGTGATGTTTCCTGAGCTGATCTATCTGTTTGGAGAATAA
- a CDS encoding type II toxin-antitoxin system RelE family toxin, with protein sequence MSYELHFKPKALKEWKKLNHSVKEQFKKKLKERLEQPKVVKDRLKGYENIYKIKLRSVGYRLAYEVKDEEVIVLVLVSGKRENNSIYDNLKARSE encoded by the coding sequence ATGAGCTATGAGCTTCATTTTAAACCTAAAGCACTTAAAGAGTGGAAAAAACTTAATCATAGTGTAAAAGAGCAATTTAAAAAAAAGCTAAAAGAACGATTGGAACAACCAAAAGTTGTAAAAGACAGGCTTAAAGGGTATGAAAATATCTATAAAATAAAATTACGAAGTGTTGGCTATAGATTAGCCTATGAAGTAAAAGATGAAGAGGTAATCGTGTTGGTTCTGGTTTCAGGAAAAAGAGAGAACAATAGTATATATGATAATCTAAAAGCAAGAAGTGAGTAG
- a CDS encoding type II toxin-antitoxin system Phd/YefM family antitoxin produces MTQILANYTASISELKKSPSSVIEEANGETVAILNHNKPSAYLVPSDVYENMMDILDDYYLMKEVEERLNDGQKPIKVNIDEL; encoded by the coding sequence ATGACACAAATTTTAGCAAACTATACAGCAAGTATCTCTGAACTGAAAAAAAGTCCCTCTTCTGTCATAGAAGAGGCAAATGGTGAGACGGTGGCTATTTTGAACCATAATAAGCCCAGTGCCTATTTGGTTCCCAGTGATGTATATGAGAATATGATGGATATTCTGGATGATTACTATCTAATGAAAGAGGTAGAAGAGAGATTAAATGATGGACAAAAGCCTATCAAGGTCAATATAGATGAGCTATGA
- a CDS encoding META domain-containing protein — MQKRRDFMLSLLLGAQTLLQAESVNLQQLEGDWHLRVMDGKEVRKARAILDFKPEKMLLEGFDGCNRISGKLIAVGNGTYKSKLMTTRMACRETIHQYVSSRLHETIREGFTIEKGKRYGIIGITLKGKKHKLFFKRMGK; from the coding sequence ATGCAAAAGAGAAGAGATTTCATGCTCTCCTTACTTTTGGGAGCACAAACCCTCCTGCAGGCTGAAAGTGTCAACCTTCAACAGCTGGAAGGTGACTGGCACCTGCGTGTGATGGATGGCAAGGAGGTACGCAAAGCCAGAGCAATTCTTGACTTTAAACCCGAAAAGATGTTACTTGAAGGATTTGACGGGTGCAACCGTATCTCAGGCAAGCTTATAGCTGTTGGCAACGGTACTTACAAAAGCAAGCTCATGACTACCCGGATGGCCTGTAGGGAAACGATACACCAGTATGTAAGCAGCAGACTTCATGAGACCATCAGAGAGGGATTCACCATTGAAAAAGGGAAGCGTTACGGGATCATCGGGATCACCCTCAAAGGTAAAAAACATAAGCTTTTTTTTAAGAGAATGGGGAAGTAG
- a CDS encoding Mur ligase family protein — MQIVNLIFYFLFLMGMGYYAITNLQWYSYKLERVIFHHTKAWWHFVYFLIPYGLYMLADFSGDYAFVAAIVYLGLLYQWYRGLDKPLVWTGRVKRFYAAMLLFAVFIALTFNHFTVIIPIFLAYFISLFIEKMLFNGFKRKAEAKIGSMKDLTVVGVTASYGKTSIKNFVTHLLKAKYSTYATPRSVNTLGGVMKDINEDLPDDTQVYVVEMGARGEGDIAEITTFVNPHYVVVGKIGPAHIEYFKSMENIRNTKMEIMQSKRLKEAWVHESAMVKPEAHIHVYGTGEMAKKNPELPAPEFLIEDIEATLEGTSFTLNGIRYTANILGAFNAMNLAASVLTAKAMGLSDEEIQKGLSTLKPVEHRLQRIDAGGKVILDDSFNGNIDGMMASFDLASTYQGRKVIITPGLVEVDDALNAEVAKRANEVFDVVVVTGDLNYEIFKRFVDAKKLVKLASKAEMEAMLVEQTAPGDLILFANDAPSFV; from the coding sequence ATGCAAATCGTCAATCTTATTTTTTATTTTCTCTTTTTGATGGGGATGGGGTATTACGCCATCACCAATCTTCAGTGGTACAGCTACAAGCTTGAACGTGTCATATTTCATCATACGAAAGCATGGTGGCATTTTGTTTACTTTTTAATTCCTTACGGGCTCTATATGCTGGCGGATTTCTCCGGAGATTATGCATTTGTGGCAGCTATTGTCTATCTGGGACTTTTGTATCAGTGGTACAGAGGATTGGACAAACCGCTTGTATGGACAGGACGTGTCAAGCGTTTTTATGCTGCAATGCTTCTTTTTGCTGTTTTCATTGCATTGACATTCAATCATTTTACGGTGATCATCCCTATCTTCCTGGCATATTTCATCTCACTGTTTATTGAGAAGATGCTTTTTAACGGTTTCAAGCGTAAAGCAGAAGCAAAGATAGGATCGATGAAGGACCTGACCGTAGTAGGTGTTACCGCAAGCTACGGTAAGACAAGCATCAAGAACTTTGTTACCCATCTTCTGAAGGCAAAGTACAGTACCTATGCGACACCGCGCTCAGTCAATACGCTGGGCGGAGTAATGAAGGATATTAATGAAGATCTTCCTGATGATACACAGGTGTATGTTGTTGAGATGGGTGCGAGAGGGGAAGGAGATATTGCCGAGATCACCACGTTTGTCAATCCGCACTATGTGGTAGTAGGGAAGATAGGCCCGGCACACATCGAGTACTTCAAGAGTATGGAGAACATCCGCAATACCAAGATGGAGATCATGCAGAGCAAACGTCTCAAAGAGGCGTGGGTGCATGAGAGTGCAATGGTCAAGCCTGAAGCGCATATTCATGTCTATGGTACGGGAGAGATGGCGAAAAAGAACCCTGAGTTGCCTGCACCTGAGTTTCTCATTGAAGATATTGAAGCGACATTGGAGGGAACAAGCTTTACTCTCAACGGCATACGCTATACAGCAAACATTCTGGGTGCGTTCAATGCCATGAATCTTGCGGCAAGTGTTCTGACAGCCAAAGCTATGGGCCTGAGTGATGAAGAGATTCAAAAAGGACTTTCAACCCTCAAACCGGTCGAGCATAGACTTCAGCGTATCGATGCAGGGGGCAAAGTGATTCTTGATGACTCTTTTAACGGGAACATAGACGGTATGATGGCATCGTTTGATCTTGCATCCACTTACCAGGGCAGAAAGGTCATCATCACTCCGGGACTGGTTGAGGTAGATGATGCACTCAATGCGGAGGTAGCCAAGAGAGCCAATGAGGTCTTTGATGTAGTGGTGGTTACAGGAGATCTGAATTATGAGATATTTAAGAGGTTTGTAGATGCCAAGAAGCTTGTGAAGCTTGCATCCAAAGCTGAGATGGAAGCGATGTTGGTAGAACAAACAGCTCCGGGAGATTTGATTTTGTTCGCCAACGATGCTCCGTCATTTGTATAG
- a CDS encoding alpha/beta fold hydrolase, with protein sequence MASKEIIYKEQPFTLSYEMVNPSQKEVLLVLHGWGSNKEIMKQAFGTYMPEYRHIYLDMPGFGKSSNDMVLTTRDYANIVQLFLEKSSLDPKIVMGHSFGGKVATLLDPHCLVLLSSSGILVPKPFSVRVKISLFKLLKPLKLNMLKSLFVSDDAKGMSHEMYETFKNVVNERFEHHFFNVTGKALLFWGKADTATPLWTAEKIAEMIPDATLYPLEGDHYFFLNHAPLITQSIKDQYKETN encoded by the coding sequence ATGGCATCCAAAGAGATCATCTATAAAGAACAACCTTTTACACTCTCCTATGAGATGGTAAACCCTTCCCAAAAAGAGGTACTGCTGGTACTGCATGGGTGGGGCAGCAATAAAGAGATCATGAAGCAGGCATTTGGCACATACATGCCTGAGTATAGACATATCTATCTGGATATGCCCGGGTTTGGAAAAAGCAGTAATGATATGGTGCTGACGACCCGCGACTATGCCAATATCGTACAGCTTTTTCTTGAAAAGTCGTCACTCGATCCAAAGATAGTGATGGGGCACTCTTTTGGAGGGAAGGTCGCTACACTTTTGGATCCGCATTGTCTGGTGCTTCTTTCCTCTTCGGGTATTCTGGTACCAAAACCTTTCAGTGTACGGGTAAAGATCTCTCTTTTTAAACTGCTTAAACCCCTGAAACTCAATATGCTTAAAAGTCTTTTTGTCAGTGACGATGCCAAGGGAATGAGCCATGAGATGTATGAGACGTTCAAGAATGTTGTCAATGAGAGGTTTGAACATCACTTTTTCAATGTCACAGGAAAGGCACTGCTTTTTTGGGGGAAAGCCGATACGGCTACACCACTCTGGACTGCAGAGAAGATAGCGGAGATGATCCCCGATGCTACGCTCTATCCGCTTGAGGGTGACCACTATTTCTTTTTGAACCATGCACCGTTGATCACACAAAGTATAAAAGACCAATACAAGGAAACGAACTGA
- a CDS encoding L,D-transpeptidase family protein, which produces MMTRTWLIVADFFVILFLLFSFILFFLYPPAYAPPVQQPAVKQQMHTVSIRTESNKSIPLLREENVTLTLLNEFNTTEVNRSTVMSLEEVMRLSQEVAMREYLERSKYIYSTLEERLKAVDAKQGDPIFIRIFKKESLLEVWIRKDEKYVHLKDYTICAYSGRLGPKLKEGDRQAPEGFYRVYPKQLNPHSKFHLAFNLGYPNAYDRAHKRNGSYLMVHGNCVSVGCYAMTDEKIEEIYGLVESALKNEQKYVPVHIFPFKMEEETMAEYSHYRWYDFWMKLKEGYDYFEAEEVPPYVDVINGEYIISEARE; this is translated from the coding sequence ATGATGACAAGGACGTGGCTGATAGTGGCTGACTTCTTTGTCATACTCTTTCTTCTTTTTTCCTTCATCCTTTTTTTTCTCTATCCTCCTGCTTATGCGCCACCGGTACAGCAACCGGCAGTAAAACAGCAAATGCATACCGTATCAATCCGTACTGAAAGTAACAAAAGCATACCTTTGCTCCGGGAAGAAAATGTAACGCTGACGTTACTCAATGAGTTCAATACAACAGAGGTGAACAGGAGTACGGTCATGAGTCTGGAAGAGGTCATGCGCTTATCACAGGAGGTAGCTATGAGAGAGTATCTGGAACGGAGTAAATATATCTACAGTACTTTGGAAGAACGTCTCAAAGCTGTGGATGCAAAACAGGGTGACCCGATATTTATCCGTATTTTCAAAAAAGAGTCTCTGCTTGAAGTGTGGATCAGAAAGGATGAAAAGTATGTCCATCTGAAAGACTATACTATCTGTGCCTATTCCGGCCGTTTAGGACCCAAACTTAAGGAGGGAGACAGGCAGGCACCTGAGGGGTTCTACCGTGTCTATCCAAAACAGCTCAATCCCCACAGTAAATTCCACCTTGCTTTCAACCTGGGCTATCCCAACGCCTATGACAGAGCACATAAGCGTAACGGATCATACCTGATGGTACACGGAAACTGTGTCTCTGTCGGGTGTTATGCAATGACAGATGAGAAGATAGAAGAGATATACGGCTTGGTAGAGTCAGCTCTCAAAAATGAACAGAAGTATGTGCCTGTTCATATTTTTCCTTTTAAAATGGAAGAGGAGACCATGGCAGAGTACAGTCACTACAGGTGGTATGACTTCTGGATGAAGCTCAAAGAGGGATATGACTACTTTGAAGCTGAAGAGGTACCGCCGTATGTTGATGTCATAAATGGTGAGTATATCATTTCTGAAGCGAGAGAATAG
- a CDS encoding L,D-transpeptidase family protein: protein MKISVLVVMVSALLLNGCVDTPDSEGWHSSQKDEFLDILENDRYASLCDQKALYQKVKESEDSKLMSKLLLSYTNNLANSCIDIPAFKKAQEARRSEKFKTHFEIYEEEVDSKRIKMQLQAGESIEKILQPYVPTYREFERLLMMYRTLQAQGNMEASTLHKIRLNIERVKLMKPERSRNYALVNIPEFRVRIIEDGKTVVNMGVVVGKKHMQTPVFGEDLKYIVVNPQWNVPDSIARNEVIPKLLKDPDYLKKQRLVIRRDYNLESPLLCATDVNLTAYNGGKGPVPFKFIEPPSTKNGLGRVKFLFPNDHSVYMHDTQSKYLFKRKVRTYSHGCVRLERPHKMLKYIITHYTSTSWEETQEMYESFKTHYIAITKRLPVHTAYLTTYVDDDGKLKIFKDIYRYDEIQKLKF, encoded by the coding sequence ATGAAGATAAGTGTTTTGGTTGTAATGGTGTCGGCTCTGCTTTTGAACGGGTGTGTGGATACACCCGACAGTGAAGGGTGGCACAGCTCTCAGAAAGATGAATTCCTGGATATCCTGGAGAATGATAGATATGCTTCGCTTTGTGATCAGAAAGCTTTGTATCAGAAAGTCAAGGAGAGTGAAGACTCGAAACTTATGAGTAAACTGCTTCTATCCTATACGAATAATCTTGCCAACAGCTGTATTGATATTCCTGCTTTCAAGAAAGCGCAGGAGGCAAGAAGATCAGAAAAGTTTAAAACACATTTTGAGATATATGAAGAGGAAGTTGATTCAAAGCGTATTAAAATGCAGCTTCAGGCAGGAGAGAGCATAGAGAAGATACTCCAGCCGTATGTGCCGACCTACAGGGAGTTTGAAAGACTCCTGATGATGTATAGAACATTACAGGCACAGGGGAATATGGAAGCATCTACGCTGCATAAGATACGGTTGAATATCGAAAGGGTCAAGTTGATGAAACCGGAAAGAAGCAGGAACTATGCTCTTGTAAATATTCCGGAATTCAGAGTCCGCATTATTGAAGACGGCAAGACAGTGGTTAATATGGGTGTTGTTGTCGGGAAAAAGCATATGCAGACTCCGGTCTTCGGAGAAGACTTGAAATATATTGTTGTAAACCCGCAGTGGAATGTCCCTGACTCTATTGCAAGAAATGAAGTGATACCAAAACTTCTGAAAGATCCGGACTATCTTAAAAAACAGCGTCTGGTAATTCGCAGAGATTACAACCTGGAGTCACCATTGCTCTGTGCCACAGATGTTAATCTCACTGCATACAACGGAGGGAAGGGACCGGTACCGTTCAAGTTTATTGAACCTCCTTCAACAAAAAATGGCCTTGGTCGTGTAAAATTCCTTTTCCCGAATGATCACTCTGTTTATATGCACGATACCCAGTCCAAGTATCTTTTCAAGCGTAAAGTGCGTACCTACAGTCATGGTTGTGTACGTCTTGAGAGACCACATAAGATGCTGAAGTATATTATTACACACTATACTTCTACATCATGGGAAGAGACACAGGAAATGTATGAGAGTTTTAAAACACACTATATTGCCATAACCAAAAGATTGCCGGTCCACACGGCCTATTTGACGACATATGTCGATGATGACGGAAAATTAAAGATCTTTAAGGATATCTATAGATATGACGAGATCCAGAAACTCAAATTCTAA
- a CDS encoding BaiN/RdsA family NAD(P)/FAD-dependent oxidoreductase, producing MDHQLIIIGCGASALMLASLLPKNSALLIDVNPRPGAKIRISGGGKCNITNARMDASFYFGEFDFVKEVLKHFDEQALLRWLERQGLHPVLRKESQYFCQNSSEELLDILLKESRRQKFLLNEQVLGVRKRGEIFYVKTNKRTVTAPRVVVASGGLSFPRLGASGIGYEIAEHFGHTIRKTAPALVGFTVQKEQFFFKELSGVSTEVTIKAGEKICQGSLLFAHKGISGPAVLDASLFWEKGKIVIDFLPGFDWRILQRSKKQISSLFPMPKRVTKAFLLQFNIEDKAGTTLLPDELQKLKHLNEYTFAPAGTFGYSKAEVTKGGVSTDEIDERTMGSKKVKGLYFIGEVQDVTGRLGGYNFQWAFSSAYVCAQSLKTRK from the coding sequence ATGGATCATCAACTTATTATTATTGGCTGTGGAGCAAGTGCATTAATGCTGGCTTCACTGCTTCCAAAAAACAGCGCTCTTCTCATCGATGTCAACCCCAGACCGGGTGCCAAGATACGCATTTCAGGCGGAGGGAAATGCAATATCACCAATGCAAGGATGGATGCATCATTCTATTTTGGAGAGTTTGATTTTGTCAAAGAAGTATTGAAACATTTTGACGAACAGGCACTGCTGCGATGGCTTGAACGACAAGGTTTGCATCCTGTACTGCGCAAAGAGAGCCAGTATTTTTGCCAAAACTCTTCAGAAGAGCTGCTCGATATTCTGCTCAAAGAGAGCCGCAGACAGAAGTTCCTGCTCAATGAACAGGTTCTTGGTGTACGTAAACGAGGAGAGATCTTCTATGTGAAAACCAATAAACGGACCGTTACGGCTCCTCGAGTAGTTGTCGCGTCCGGAGGTCTGAGTTTTCCCAGACTGGGTGCCAGCGGGATAGGTTATGAGATTGCAGAGCACTTTGGCCATACCATTAGAAAGACCGCTCCGGCACTGGTAGGTTTTACAGTACAGAAAGAGCAGTTTTTTTTTAAGGAGCTAAGCGGGGTTTCAACGGAGGTAACCATAAAAGCAGGGGAAAAAATATGTCAAGGTTCTCTGCTCTTTGCCCATAAAGGCATTAGCGGTCCTGCAGTACTTGATGCTTCTCTTTTCTGGGAAAAAGGGAAGATCGTGATTGATTTTCTTCCAGGGTTTGACTGGCGAATACTGCAGAGGAGTAAAAAACAGATCAGTTCTCTTTTTCCGATGCCAAAACGTGTAACTAAGGCATTTTTGCTACAATTTAACATTGAAGATAAAGCGGGGACTACACTTTTACCGGACGAACTCCAAAAACTTAAACACTTGAATGAATACACTTTTGCACCTGCAGGGACTTTCGGCTATAGCAAAGCCGAAGTAACCAAAGGGGGAGTGTCAACAGATGAGATTGATGAAAGAACGATGGGGAGCAAGAAGGTGAAGGGGCTTTATTTTATAGGGGAAGTACAGGATGTAACAGGCAGGCTTGGAGGCTACAACTTCCAGTGGGCATTTTCAAGTGCCTATGTCTGTGCACAAAGTTTAAAAACAAGGAAGTAA